The following proteins are co-located in the Trichormus variabilis 0441 genome:
- a CDS encoding CHASE2 domain-containing protein, with protein sequence MIWAKLKPLFWQWRGVIFAVPNMTILVIGLRLTGLLQLLELAALDQFFLLRSPEPPDTRIVIVEINEADVRKQTQWPMSDAAMATVLDTIKQQQPRAIGLDIYRDLPVNPGHEILVKLFASTPNLIGVQKLSDTRDSSAVNASPILKENNQVGSNDLPLDGDGKIRRGLLYVDVNEDEVLESFALKLALLYLKPEKITEKPAANNPDYLQLNRGVFPIFEANDGGYIRADARSYQILLNYRGRIQQFTTVTLTQVQQKQIPPDLMRGKVVLIGATAESLKDIFYTPYSSNLFTPPERMAGVTIHANLVSQILSAALDSRPQIQTLPETGEWLLILAWSIIGASLCWQQRSSKRQKIVVAVGVPLMSGAVIAGSFLAFVAGWWIPVVPSLLAFGGSAIAVTLYIAQSAGEMRKNLGRYLTDEVLANILETPSGLKLGGERRKVTLLFSDLRGFSAMSEQLSPEQVVQILNLYLGVMTDVINQYKGTINEFIGDGIFIMFGAPICRPDDSQRAIACAIAMQQAMQQVNAQTRQMNLPQLEMGIGINTGEVVAGNIGSQKRAQYTVIGSHVNLAARIETYTVGGQILISANTRQDAKTDLQIAGQMQIEPKGIKEPITIYEISGIGGAYNLSLPEDKDVMVKLKSPVPVEYQVLQGKQAVGEVFRGELVSVSEKKALLHSPHPVEKLANLKLKLLHEPELATADIYAKVMKQSDADLFIIRFTNIPPQAIASLNSLHQ encoded by the coding sequence ATGATTTGGGCAAAGCTAAAACCCCTATTTTGGCAATGGCGCGGGGTAATATTCGCAGTTCCAAATATGACAATATTGGTAATTGGTTTACGGTTGACAGGTCTGTTGCAGTTACTAGAGTTAGCAGCATTAGACCAGTTTTTTTTACTGCGATCGCCAGAACCACCAGATACCCGCATTGTGATAGTTGAGATTAATGAGGCTGATGTCCGCAAACAGACACAATGGCCGATGTCTGATGCTGCAATGGCTACTGTATTAGATACGATTAAACAACAACAACCACGGGCGATCGGGTTAGATATTTACCGGGATTTACCTGTCAATCCTGGGCATGAAATTTTAGTTAAATTGTTTGCATCCACGCCTAACTTGATTGGGGTGCAGAAACTCTCTGACACTAGGGATAGTTCGGCTGTGAATGCGTCTCCTATACTCAAGGAAAATAACCAAGTTGGATCAAATGACTTACCGCTAGATGGGGATGGGAAGATTCGCCGGGGATTGTTGTATGTCGATGTGAATGAGGACGAGGTTCTCGAAAGTTTTGCCCTAAAATTGGCATTGCTGTACTTAAAGCCGGAAAAGATTACAGAAAAACCAGCCGCCAATAACCCTGATTATTTGCAGTTAAATCGCGGTGTTTTCCCAATTTTTGAGGCTAATGATGGGGGTTATATCCGCGCCGATGCGAGGAGTTACCAAATCCTGCTAAATTACCGGGGACGCATCCAGCAATTTACCACCGTCACCCTCACGCAAGTGCAACAGAAGCAGATTCCCCCAGATTTGATGCGGGGAAAGGTAGTATTAATTGGGGCAACGGCTGAAAGTTTGAAGGATATATTCTACACACCATACAGCAGTAATTTATTTACGCCTCCAGAACGAATGGCTGGTGTGACAATTCACGCCAATTTAGTCAGTCAAATTTTGAGTGCAGCTTTGGATAGTCGCCCCCAAATCCAGACTTTACCTGAGACTGGAGAATGGCTATTAATTTTGGCTTGGTCAATTATTGGGGCTAGTTTATGTTGGCAGCAACGCAGTAGTAAACGTCAAAAGATTGTTGTAGCTGTGGGTGTTCCCCTGATGAGTGGCGCTGTCATTGCTGGTAGCTTTTTGGCGTTTGTGGCTGGTTGGTGGATTCCCGTTGTCCCTTCTTTGTTGGCATTTGGGGGATCTGCGATCGCCGTTACTCTCTACATCGCCCAAAGCGCCGGGGAAATGCGAAAAAATCTCGGACGCTATTTAACTGATGAAGTCCTGGCTAATATCCTAGAAACTCCATCAGGTTTAAAGTTGGGTGGTGAACGGCGCAAGGTGACGCTGTTATTTTCCGACTTGCGGGGTTTTTCTGCCATGTCTGAACAATTATCCCCTGAACAGGTGGTACAGATTCTCAATCTGTATTTGGGGGTGATGACAGATGTGATTAACCAATACAAAGGCACAATTAATGAGTTTATCGGCGATGGGATTTTTATCATGTTCGGCGCGCCTATCTGTCGTCCTGATGACTCCCAAAGAGCGATCGCCTGTGCAATTGCCATGCAACAAGCGATGCAGCAGGTGAATGCTCAAACTCGCCAAATGAACCTTCCTCAGCTAGAAATGGGCATTGGGATTAATACTGGTGAAGTTGTCGCCGGCAATATTGGTTCACAAAAACGCGCCCAATATACAGTTATTGGTAGTCATGTTAATTTGGCTGCCAGAATTGAGACTTACACTGTGGGAGGACAGATTTTAATTTCTGCCAATACTCGCCAAGATGCTAAGACTGATTTGCAAATAGCTGGGCAAATGCAAATCGAACCCAAGGGAATCAAGGAACCAATCACCATCTATGAAATTAGTGGTATTGGCGGTGCATATAACCTGTCTCTACCAGAAGACAAAGATGTGATGGTGAAATTGAAATCACCTGTGCCTGTGGAATATCAAGTTTTGCAAGGTAAACAGGCAGTGGGTGAAGTATTTCGGGGTGAATTAGTCAGCGTTTCTGAAAAAAAAGCCCTGCTACACTCACCCCATCCTGTAGAAAAATTAGCTAATCTCAAGCTCAAGTTACTACATGAACCGGAACTAGCAACAGCAGATATCTATGCAAAGGTGATGAAACAATCTGATGCAGATTTGTTTATCATCCGGTTTACGAATATTCCACCACAGGCGATCGCATCTCTTAATTCTCTACATCAATAA
- a CDS encoding DUF928 domain-containing protein: MKCNHLSVVAFFLTFNCLPLSAATVQKTQAQSSHTQHGWQISQAFKPPKRQGPPVSAGGSSRGSSCITGNKSITPLIPRNKLGLTLTQRPTLFWYIPSSPAKTAYLVLLNDADKKVFYKTTLTLPDKPGIISYTLPASSPPLETGKSYRWYLTLVCSLQDFSTNSTVDGWVERIPAESSLSRALAKADARKLPSIYAEAGIWYEALASLVQLRRREPKNLTYLLNWRQFLQSVKLNAIASEPLLDCCKSEVANKI; the protein is encoded by the coding sequence ATGAAATGTAATCATTTATCTGTTGTCGCCTTTTTCCTAACTTTTAACTGTTTACCACTTTCTGCTGCAACGGTACAGAAGACGCAGGCGCAGTCATCCCATACCCAACACGGTTGGCAGATTAGTCAAGCTTTTAAGCCACCGAAACGGCAAGGCCCCCCTGTCAGCGCTGGCGGTTCTAGCCGTGGTTCCTCCTGCATTACCGGGAATAAGTCCATCACTCCCCTTATACCTAGAAATAAATTAGGATTGACACTTACCCAACGCCCGACATTGTTTTGGTATATCCCATCATCTCCAGCGAAAACGGCTTATCTGGTGCTGTTGAATGATGCGGACAAAAAGGTATTTTATAAAACTACGCTGACACTACCTGACAAACCTGGCATCATCAGCTATACCCTTCCTGCAAGTTCGCCCCCATTAGAGACAGGTAAAAGTTACCGATGGTATTTAACACTGGTTTGTAGTCTGCAAGATTTTAGTACTAATTCTACAGTTGATGGTTGGGTAGAACGGATTCCAGCAGAATCATCTTTATCACGGGCGTTAGCCAAAGCAGATGCCAGAAAGTTACCCTCTATCTATGCAGAGGCGGGAATTTGGTATGAAGCGTTAGCTAGTTTGGTGCAGTTACGCCGTCGTGAACCTAAGAATTTAACTTACCTCTTAAACTGGCGGCAATTTTTACAGTCAGTCAAGTTAAATGCGATCGCCTCTGAACCACTTCTCGATTGCTGTAAGTCGGAAGTTGCCAATAAAATATGA
- a CDS encoding glycosyltransferase family 4 protein, with the protein MRILMLSSTFPYPPSRGGTEIRTFNLLKYLQQNHDVTLVTQYNKNVSDTEVAELRKYVSELLIFPLPPEPQSKNAIAKLLGKTGRFLESVGKATPPNVLYRYSPEIQALVDSCVQAQKYDVITCEHSVNEIYIRPEFRHSVTTVVDVHSSVYGWIRDHLEMGAAQNAVRDRLYLSLVLKRYERRYCSKFSQIVVTTQDDRQEFLKLRPDIDIKVIPNGVDLELFPHRCQDPGGHNLIFVGAMDASHNIDAARFFAMEVLPQLQKRYPDATFSIVGARPTPEIENLNNIPGVIVTGRVASMVNYLHQSTVCVVPLRTGFGIKNKTLEAMAAGVPVVASDRGLEGLAVDGDNTALAALRANKPAEYVDAISQLFENPQLRSQLSQNGRKLVEAEFTWDIAGMRYEQVCLNR; encoded by the coding sequence ATGCGAATCCTGATGCTCTCTTCTACCTTTCCTTATCCGCCTAGCCGTGGTGGAACGGAAATTAGAACTTTTAATTTACTTAAATACCTCCAGCAAAATCATGATGTGACTTTAGTGACGCAGTATAACAAGAATGTGTCAGATACTGAAGTGGCAGAACTACGTAAATATGTCAGTGAACTGCTGATTTTTCCCTTACCACCGGAACCCCAGTCGAAAAATGCCATTGCTAAATTGTTAGGGAAAACTGGACGCTTTCTAGAGTCAGTGGGGAAGGCGACACCACCCAATGTTCTTTATCGCTATTCGCCAGAAATTCAAGCTTTAGTTGATAGTTGCGTTCAAGCTCAAAAATATGATGTGATTACTTGTGAACATAGTGTCAATGAAATTTATATTCGCCCAGAATTTCGTCATAGTGTAACTACAGTTGTAGATGTTCACAGTTCAGTTTACGGCTGGATTCGTGACCATTTAGAAATGGGTGCGGCGCAGAATGCAGTACGCGATCGCCTATATCTTTCTCTGGTGCTGAAGCGTTACGAAAGGCGATACTGTAGTAAATTTTCTCAGATTGTGGTGACAACACAAGACGATCGCCAGGAATTTCTCAAACTCCGCCCCGATATTGATATTAAAGTCATTCCCAACGGTGTAGATTTAGAATTATTTCCCCATCGTTGCCAAGACCCAGGTGGACATAATTTAATCTTTGTGGGGGCAATGGACGCTTCCCACAATATCGATGCAGCGCGCTTTTTTGCTATGGAGGTCTTACCACAACTACAAAAGCGTTATCCTGACGCTACATTTAGTATTGTCGGCGCTAGACCAACACCAGAAATTGAAAATCTGAATAATATTCCAGGGGTCATAGTTACTGGTCGCGTGGCTTCGATGGTAAATTATCTGCATCAATCTACGGTGTGTGTAGTGCCGTTACGCACAGGTTTTGGCATAAAAAATAAAACTTTAGAAGCAATGGCGGCTGGTGTGCCTGTAGTAGCTAGCGATCGCGGTTTAGAGGGATTAGCCGTTGATGGTGATAATACAGCTTTAGCAGCATTGCGAGCTAATAAGCCAGCAGAATATGTTGATGCTATTAGTCAATTATTTGAGAATCCCCAACTGCGATCGCAATTATCCCAAAATGGCAGAAAACTGGTGGAAGCTGAATTTACCTGGGATATAGCTGGTATGCGTTATGAGCAAGTTTGTTTGAATAGGTAA